The Halomicronema hongdechloris C2206 genome includes a window with the following:
- a CDS encoding type II toxin-antitoxin system VapC family toxin produces the protein MSGSKFLLDTNIVIGLLKGHQIVLGILQDHAVELDICAHSFITRIELLSYPGITEAEVQGITRILQIMRYLPMTQAIEDMTIQFRRQYSLKIPDAIIAATAKVTCLELLTLDQQLANRMSEILEQTE, from the coding sequence GTGAGTGGGAGTAAGTTTCTGCTAGATACCAACATCGTTATTGGTCTCCTCAAAGGTCATCAAATAGTTCTTGGCATCTTACAAGATCACGCAGTTGAGCTAGATATTTGCGCTCATAGTTTCATAACCCGTATTGAACTATTGAGTTATCCGGGAATTACAGAGGCTGAAGTACAGGGCATTACTCGCATTCTCCAGATCATGCGATATCTCCCGATGACTCAGGCCATAGAAGATATGACGATTCAATTTCGACGGCAATATAGCCTAAAAATACCCGATGCTATTATTGCTGCTACAGCAAAGGTCACTTGCCTGGAACTGCTTACCCTTGATCAGCAATTAGCCAACCGCATGTCTGAAATTTTGGAACAAACTGAGTAG
- a CDS encoding DUF2281 domain-containing protein: protein MSTAETIYELVKTLPEDQANLVLVFAEFVHQRTQASDNLNNSSITTYFGILKDSPNFNEDSVAIQRAMRREWE, encoded by the coding sequence ATGAGTACGGCAGAGACTATTTATGAGCTGGTTAAAACCCTACCTGAAGACCAAGCTAACTTAGTTTTAGTCTTTGCAGAGTTTGTACATCAGCGAACTCAGGCAAGTGACAATCTAAATAATTCATCCATTACCACCTACTTTGGTATTCTCAAAGACTCTCCCAACTTTAATGAAGATTCCGTTGCGATTCAGAGGGCAATGCGACGTGAGTGGGAGTAA
- a CDS encoding DUF1636 family protein, which translates to MSKHILFICKSCNAKSEQEHTSDPSDGTKLLNQLQILHQTWPHQADLEIREVGCLWTCSSPCAVAFSAPDKATYLFTQVPATESAKALLKFGEHYLASNDGTIPWKHFPEALQSASIAKIPSV; encoded by the coding sequence ATGTCCAAACATATCTTATTTATCTGCAAATCCTGCAACGCAAAATCCGAGCAAGAGCACACCTCAGATCCATCTGACGGAACGAAGTTGCTCAACCAACTTCAAATCCTTCATCAAACTTGGCCCCATCAAGCCGATTTAGAAATTCGCGAAGTCGGCTGCCTCTGGACCTGCTCTAGCCCCTGCGCTGTGGCCTTCTCTGCCCCAGACAAAGCTACCTACCTCTTCACCCAGGTTCCTGCCACCGAAAGCGCTAAAGCCTTGCTTAAGTTTGGTGAGCACTATCTTGCCAGCAACGACGGCACCATTCCCTGGAAGCACTTCCCAGAGGCGTTGCAATCCGCCAGCATTGCCAAGATTCCATCGGTTTAA
- a CDS encoding substrate-binding domain-containing protein, with the protein MRMKWPCPTKSAIALVSACGGTLFQNFDADIIFVWTWGYTSEFAKDTEKLLESLKTDPLWLQLQAVKEGNVYEVPAYWMGDSILDAYAVIDDLFKYLVDDQ; encoded by the coding sequence TTGAGAATGAAATGGCCCTGCCCTACAAAGTCTGCGATCGCACTGGTTTCAGCCTGCGGAGGCACACTTTTTCAAAACTTTGATGCCGACATTATCTTTGTCTGGACTTGGGGATATACTTCGGAATTTGCCAAAGATACAGAGAAACTTTTGGAGAGTCTTAAGACAGATCCGCTCTGGCTACAACTTCAAGCAGTGAAGGAGGGTAATGTTTATGAAGTACCGGCCTATTGGATGGGAGATAGCATCTTAGATGCTTATGCTGTCATCGATGATTTGTTCAAGTATCTAGTAGACGATCAGTAA
- a CDS encoding REP-associated tyrosine transposase, giving the protein MPDYRRPEIAGGTYFITQVTYQRQPWLCREIGRHALRTAINQVRGTRPFAIDAFVLLPDHFHCLWTLPQNDSDLSTRLRLIKTYVTRHYGTQLGLDIDVSDSRRKRKERNLWQRRFWEHLIRDDTDFAQYCDYIHYNPVHHQLCQVPTEWQFSSVHRLIIEGIYPPNWGDYPVEFGLEGRWQ; this is encoded by the coding sequence ATGCCCGACTATCGAAGACCTGAAATTGCAGGTGGCACCTACTTCATCACCCAAGTCACCTATCAACGCCAGCCCTGGCTGTGTCGTGAAATTGGTCGTCATGCGCTACGGACAGCTATCAATCAGGTTAGAGGCACTCGTCCTTTTGCGATTGATGCCTTTGTGCTGTTACCCGATCATTTCCACTGTCTTTGGACTTTACCTCAAAACGACAGCGATTTATCCACTCGTCTGCGTCTGATCAAAACTTATGTCACGAGGCATTATGGAACTCAGTTAGGACTTGATATAGACGTTTCAGATTCTCGCAGGAAGCGGAAGGAGCGCAATCTGTGGCAGCGTCGATTTTGGGAACATTTGATTCGAGACGACACGGATTTTGCTCAATATTGTGATTATATTCATTACAATCCAGTGCATCATCAGTTGTGCCAAGTGCCAACAGAATGGCAATTTTCAAGTGTGCATCGATTGATTATTGAAGGGATTTATCCGCCCAATTGGGGTGACTACCCAGTTGAGTTTGGGCTGGAGGGGCGATGGCAGTGA
- a CDS encoding transposase, whose product MKVTYAELRSKPRTLCSLTGLRGSEFEALLPSFGDAWDDFVRETFERAGRKRAVGAGRKAHLKTLEDKLLFILMYFRLYPTQAVQGFLFGMSQAQANQWIHRLTGVLNQALGYQQQLPEREPAKLESILQPCPSLEFMIDGSERRINRPKDQTDRKTYYSGKRQAHSVKNVVVHDRKGKVHYLSDTYEGKKHDKAIADEKDLRFPEGSTLWQDRGFQGFAPAGVTIQPPKKKPRKRSLSTIEKMNNQKHCQHSCGSQTPHWRYQTVSNFGAAVSQLGRPLHR is encoded by the coding sequence ATGAAAGTGACCTATGCCGAGTTGCGGAGCAAACCTCGCACCCTCTGCAGTTTGACTGGACTGAGAGGGTCCGAGTTTGAGGCACTGTTGCCGAGCTTCGGCGATGCCTGGGATGACTTTGTGCGAGAGACCTTTGAGCGCGCAGGGCGTAAACGAGCCGTGGGAGCGGGTCGTAAAGCGCACCTGAAGACGCTGGAAGATAAATTGCTGTTCATCCTGATGTACTTTCGCCTCTATCCCACTCAGGCGGTGCAAGGCTTTCTCTTTGGCATGAGCCAGGCGCAAGCGAATCAATGGATTCACCGCCTCACGGGGGTGTTAAACCAGGCCCTCGGCTACCAGCAGCAACTGCCGGAGCGAGAACCGGCGAAGCTGGAGAGCATCCTCCAACCCTGTCCGAGTTTAGAGTTCATGATCGATGGCAGCGAACGTCGCATCAATCGCCCCAAAGATCAGACCGACCGCAAGACATATTACAGCGGTAAGCGGCAGGCTCATAGCGTCAAGAACGTGGTGGTTCACGATCGTAAGGGCAAGGTGCACTATCTGAGTGACACCTATGAAGGCAAGAAGCACGACAAGGCGATCGCGGACGAGAAGGACTTACGATTCCCGGAGGGCAGTACGTTATGGCAGGATAGGGGGTTTCAAGGCTTTGCCCCAGCGGGGGTGACGATTCAGCCACCGAAGAAGAAACCCCGCAAGCGCTCTCTCAGTACGATTGAGAAGATGAATAACCAAAAACATTGCCAGCATTCGTGTGGAAGTCAAACACCACATTGGAGGTATCAAACGGTGTCAAATTTTGGTGCAGCCGTTTCGCAATTGGGTCGACCATTACATCGATGA
- a CDS encoding thioesterase domain-containing protein produces the protein MANLVPADIGNQQLLCFVKVFKSNVRAMSEYIPQVYPSQIFLFRASDGISREFDSQTLGWGELCCGPLEILDIPGDHYTMLHLPHVQVLAERLIYCLGQVK, from the coding sequence ATGGCAAACCTTGTGCCTGCAGATATTGGGAATCAACAACTTCTTTGTTTTGTAAAAGTTTTTAAGAGTAATGTTAGAGCCATGTCTGAATATATACCTCAGGTTTATCCAAGTCAAATTTTCCTTTTCAGAGCCAGCGACGGCATCTCTAGAGAGTTTGATAGTCAAACCTTGGGTTGGGGAGAACTTTGTTGTGGACCATTAGAGATTTTAGATATTCCAGGTGATCATTACACAATGCTTCATCTACCTCATGTTCAAGTACTAGCAGAAAGATTAATATATTGCCTTGGTCAAGTTAAATAA
- a CDS encoding sucrase ferredoxin, with the protein MTKAEILTNFCYCCEVSKANGEDPIGSAGNYDAFLFIEVPEPWPIEFWQAQPQFQPIADLATQLKKEQGLSLRAMAIAPDCQYSQPNYTRILYYRRPSEEGFVQFEKQEFVVPDEQVVTVVLALLQQPDLLPQFESSRQETEDIREMMLCTHGSYDVACGRFGYPLYRQLRSEHAANSGGKLRVWRCTHLGPHNFAPTLVDFPEGRYWGHLELEVLDLLVYRRGPVADLYDYYQGWAGLSQVEQIAEREMWMQEGWNWFHYAKVSQVLAMDESDEYYPDWAEVRIDFNSHEGRVSGTYEARVEVSGTVKTMWSSGKDKPLWEVKQYRVSRLNKVV; encoded by the coding sequence ATGACCAAAGCTGAGATTCTAACTAATTTCTGTTACTGCTGTGAAGTTTCTAAAGCGAACGGCGAAGATCCAATTGGATCTGCTGGAAACTACGACGCCTTCCTATTTATTGAAGTCCCAGAACCCTGGCCCATAGAGTTCTGGCAGGCTCAGCCCCAATTTCAACCGATTGCCGATCTGGCCACTCAGCTCAAGAAGGAGCAAGGTCTCAGCTTGAGGGCAATGGCGATTGCACCTGATTGTCAATACTCTCAGCCTAACTATACCCGCATACTATACTATCGGCGACCTTCCGAAGAAGGCTTTGTTCAGTTTGAGAAACAAGAGTTTGTCGTTCCAGACGAGCAAGTAGTTACGGTTGTCCTGGCGTTACTCCAGCAACCCGATTTATTGCCTCAGTTTGAGAGCAGTCGCCAAGAAACAGAAGACATTCGGGAGATGATGTTGTGTACCCATGGGAGCTACGATGTTGCCTGTGGACGATTTGGTTATCCTCTATATCGCCAGCTCCGCTCTGAACACGCGGCGAATTCTGGAGGCAAATTGCGAGTCTGGCGGTGCACTCATCTCGGTCCCCACAACTTCGCTCCCACTCTGGTCGACTTCCCAGAAGGACGTTACTGGGGCCACTTAGAGCTAGAGGTATTAGACCTGTTGGTGTATCGCCGTGGACCAGTTGCCGACCTCTATGACTATTATCAGGGTTGGGCTGGATTGAGTCAGGTCGAGCAAATTGCTGAGCGAGAAATGTGGATGCAGGAGGGATGGAACTGGTTCCATTATGCCAAAGTGAGTCAGGTGTTGGCTATGGATGAGTCAGACGAGTATTACCCCGACTGGGCCGAGGTTCGTATTGACTTCAATTCTCATGAAGGCAGGGTATCGGGCACTTACGAAGCCCGTGTGGAGGTTAGCGGCACCGTCAAAACGATGTGGAGTTCAGGCAAGGATAAACCACTGTGGGAGGTGAAGCAGTATCGAGTCAGTCGTTTGAATAAAGTTGTGTAA
- a CDS encoding ABC transporter substrate-binding protein: protein MIDQTPSIGNLRKILSGNGCNVPGRLRHVLSAIAMFLLISACSGTFSQNSSSHQPSLPVSDCHIVKHAMGETCVPNNLQRVVVLGGLDYVLSLGIKPVGSDELEADFPHLKDKTKGIENVGSVNIPNLEKILQLKPDFILSYRDGLKENYDTLSKIAPTVIFPFEHSDKWKERLMQYAETLDRIDVAKQMITDYYARLEAFKDQMGERLNQLEVSIVRIYPNQIVVYLKDSFCGTILADAGVSRPAYQNQMGGQQDISKERIHDLDGDAMFVWTYGYNAEQAQQANSALKRLKADPLWSQLAVVKQGKVYEVPGYWIGDGPLAANAVVDDLFKYLVGEKE from the coding sequence ATGATTGATCAGACACCAAGTATTGGCAATTTGAGAAAAATACTTTCAGGAAATGGTTGTAATGTTCCTGGAAGGCTGCGACATGTTTTGTCAGCAATAGCTATGTTTCTTCTCATCTCAGCTTGCAGTGGAACGTTTTCCCAAAACTCTTCTTCCCATCAACCCTCATTACCAGTATCGGACTGCCATATTGTTAAACATGCGATGGGGGAAACGTGCGTTCCCAATAATCTACAACGAGTCGTTGTTCTAGGAGGATTAGATTACGTCTTGTCTTTGGGTATAAAACCAGTCGGTAGCGACGAGTTAGAGGCTGATTTTCCCCATTTAAAGGACAAAACTAAGGGGATTGAAAATGTTGGTAGTGTGAATATCCCGAATCTAGAAAAGATTCTGCAACTCAAGCCCGATTTTATCTTGAGCTACCGAGATGGGCTTAAGGAAAATTATGACACTTTATCGAAAATTGCCCCAACAGTTATTTTCCCATTTGAACATAGTGATAAATGGAAAGAAAGGCTTATGCAGTATGCGGAGACACTGGATAGGATAGACGTGGCAAAGCAGATGATAACTGACTACTATGCTCGACTCGAAGCGTTTAAAGATCAGATGGGCGAGCGCCTGAATCAGCTTGAGGTTTCAATAGTCCGTATTTATCCAAATCAGATCGTAGTCTATCTCAAAGACTCATTTTGTGGAACTATCTTGGCAGATGCTGGGGTATCTCGTCCGGCATACCAGAATCAGATGGGAGGTCAACAGGACATCAGCAAGGAACGAATCCACGATCTAGATGGGGATGCCATGTTTGTGTGGACCTATGGCTATAATGCTGAGCAAGCTCAGCAAGCAAACAGTGCTTTGAAGAGGCTGAAAGCAGATCCGCTCTGGTCGCAACTAGCGGTGGTGAAACAAGGTAAGGTTTACGAGGTTCCAGGCTATTGGATTGGGGATGGTCCACTGGCTGCCAATGCTGTTGTCGACGACTTGTTTAAGTACCTGGTTGGGGAAAAGGAATAG
- a CDS encoding TonB-dependent siderophore receptor, producing MGESNTNERGTSQIPTTPSPHHPTTPSPLSPSGRLRQHPSTPPPATTVTEWVAQIEAAIIEITGVRVESSETGLQVILETADGDLSVPTTETVGNALVAEIPNAVLALPEGDEFQATDPAAGIARVSVTAVGQDRIQVAIMGTDAPPEATVSAEAGNLVWTVVPGIAQVDDADDAIEIVVTGEQEGYRTSNATTGTRLNIPLLETPASIGVITEELIQDRAARRGEELAPYISGVIQGGQEGASGNTPQFTIRGFDVQRQTFVNGLRDNPRFLVRDLANIERIEILKGFSSLLFGPGTPGGVVNYITERPEDTPSYDISFEAGSFDFYRGEVDLTGPLTQNQNLLYRLNLAFQESNSFVPNIEDDRIFVAPALTWLTGGGGSLTLEAEYFRLEKDGTTGAKFFDGEFFFDRSFTDPRNSDINRHFRVAAYFDQPISEQWSIALSGQYFDTRRELDPSAITINVNANNELPLFVGQILDDFNQANLRGEIRGDFEIGASEHQLLAGAEYNRSETDFPLRLGSDFPIIDVANPTFDFPLPPLGDPIPINNISNDWGIYIQDFITLGRFRLLAGLRYGQFENKDGISDEVFQDDDFVAPSVGLLYMLSDSASIYGSFSQSTEPQFGETIDGEFIEPRRATQFEIGGKVNLFDNRLSLTTALFDLTQTNIAETDPIDPNFVIPVGDVRSRGVELDIAGQITDNFRVILAYTNLFEAEIIDGEPDLEGNRFLNSPRNSLGLYGEYEFTQGALNGLSLGAGLVYVGERAGDTANSFTVPSFVRVDLGAAYQVENWTFRLTIDNLFDERFIVSASDRARLPQGEPLSVTGSVSVRF from the coding sequence GTGGGCGAGTCAAATACCAACGAGAGGGGCACCTCTCAAATACCCACCACCCCATCACCCCATCACCCCACCACCCCATCACCCCTAAGCCCTTCGGGCAGGCTCCGCCAACACCCCTCTACCCCACCCCCCGCCACCACTGTTACCGAGTGGGTCGCTCAAATTGAAGCGGCGATCATCGAAATTACCGGCGTGCGGGTTGAAAGCAGCGAGACTGGTTTGCAAGTAATATTGGAGACCGCTGACGGAGATTTGTCTGTTCCGACCACAGAAACCGTAGGCAATGCCCTCGTGGCAGAGATTCCCAATGCGGTGCTGGCCCTGCCAGAGGGAGACGAGTTTCAGGCAACCGACCCAGCTGCAGGCATTGCCCGGGTGTCAGTGACGGCTGTGGGCCAGGATCGCATTCAAGTAGCGATTATGGGCACCGATGCGCCACCGGAAGCGACCGTGAGTGCCGAAGCCGGTAATTTGGTCTGGACTGTCGTGCCAGGCATCGCCCAGGTCGATGATGCTGATGATGCGATCGAGATTGTGGTGACGGGGGAGCAAGAGGGCTACCGTACGTCCAATGCTACTACAGGCACTAGACTAAACATTCCCCTACTAGAAACGCCAGCCTCCATTGGGGTCATTACTGAAGAGCTAATTCAAGATCGAGCCGCCAGACGAGGGGAAGAATTAGCCCCCTATATTAGCGGTGTGATTCAAGGAGGGCAGGAAGGTGCTTCGGGAAACACTCCTCAATTTACAATTCGTGGATTTGATGTCCAACGACAAACCTTCGTGAATGGTTTACGGGATAACCCTCGCTTCTTGGTCAGAGATCTAGCTAATATTGAACGCATTGAAATTCTGAAGGGATTTTCTTCTCTACTCTTCGGTCCAGGAACACCTGGTGGTGTCGTCAATTACATCACTGAGAGGCCTGAAGATACCCCTAGTTACGATATTAGTTTTGAAGCTGGGAGCTTTGATTTCTATCGTGGAGAAGTGGACTTGACAGGACCACTAACTCAAAATCAGAATCTACTGTATCGGCTCAATCTCGCATTCCAAGAGTCTAACTCTTTCGTCCCCAATATTGAAGATGATCGAATTTTTGTTGCTCCTGCATTGACCTGGTTAACCGGAGGAGGAGGATCTCTCACCCTCGAAGCTGAATATTTTCGGCTAGAAAAAGATGGTACAACTGGTGCTAAATTCTTTGATGGAGAATTCTTCTTTGATCGCAGTTTCACTGACCCTCGTAATAGCGATATTAATCGCCACTTTCGAGTTGCTGCCTACTTTGATCAACCTATTAGTGAACAATGGTCAATTGCCCTAAGTGGGCAATATTTCGACACTCGCCGAGAATTAGATCCTTCTGCAATAACTATCAATGTTAACGCCAACAATGAACTGCCGCTGTTTGTGGGTCAGATTTTAGATGATTTTAATCAGGCTAATTTACGTGGTGAAATTAGAGGGGATTTTGAAATTGGAGCTTCTGAACACCAGTTACTAGCAGGCGCTGAGTATAACAGATCAGAGACTGACTTCCCACTTAGGCTTGGGTCTGACTTCCCAATCATTGACGTTGCTAATCCCACCTTTGACTTCCCGCTACCGCCTTTAGGTGACCCTATACCAATTAATAACATTAGTAACGATTGGGGCATCTATATTCAGGACTTCATAACATTGGGGCGTTTCCGTTTATTGGCTGGGCTGCGTTATGGCCAGTTTGAAAATAAAGATGGCATTAGTGACGAGGTCTTTCAAGACGACGATTTTGTCGCACCTAGTGTTGGTTTACTCTACATGTTGAGTGATTCGGCTTCTATTTATGGCAGTTTCAGCCAATCAACCGAACCTCAGTTTGGTGAAACTATAGACGGTGAATTTATTGAGCCTAGGCGAGCTACGCAATTCGAGATTGGTGGCAAGGTTAATCTATTCGATAATCGACTAAGTCTCACCACAGCCCTGTTTGACTTGACTCAAACCAATATTGCAGAGACTGATCCAATTGATCCCAACTTCGTCATTCCAGTTGGAGATGTGCGTAGCCGAGGGGTAGAATTAGACATTGCTGGTCAAATCACCGATAACTTTAGGGTAATCCTAGCCTACACTAACCTATTTGAAGCAGAAATTATCGACGGTGAACCAGATCTAGAAGGTAACCGTTTCCTCAATAGCCCTCGAAACAGTCTCGGACTTTACGGCGAGTATGAGTTTACTCAAGGTGCCTTAAATGGCTTAAGTTTAGGGGCAGGTTTAGTGTATGTTGGCGAACGAGCTGGAGATACTGCCAATAGTTTCACAGTACCTAGTTTTGTACGAGTTGATTTGGGGGCAGCTTACCAAGTAGAAAATTGGACATTTAGATTAACGATTGATAATCTCTTTGACGAGAGATTTATTGTATCTGCTTCAGATAGAGCGCGCCTGCCTCAAGGAGAGCCTTTGTCGGTTACTGGTTCTGTTTCAGTCAGGTTTTAA
- a CDS encoding Uma2 family endonuclease, whose translation MVQQLSARFQTFEEYLAYDDGTDRLYELFNGELIAVPPESGCNVQIANRLFLTFALRLGTDRVRGHGLELEVRGEPKNRYPDLTLIRDEHVSLLAQRNTIRLTMSPPLLVVEVVSPGELQWQRDYVAKRLQYQDVGIPEYWIVDPQAQTVLVLTLEGDTYTELGTATGEEPVPSRQLSTLDLTPSALFAAGAQ comes from the coding sequence ATGGTTCAACAGCTCAGCGCCCGATTTCAAACCTTTGAGGAGTATCTCGCCTACGACGATGGCACTGACCGGCTCTATGAACTCTTTAATGGAGAATTGATTGCCGTGCCACCAGAGTCTGGATGCAATGTGCAAATCGCCAATCGACTATTTTTAACCTTTGCCCTGCGACTAGGAACCGATCGGGTGCGGGGGCATGGCTTAGAGTTGGAGGTGCGGGGCGAACCGAAAAATCGCTACCCAGATTTGACGCTTATTCGAGACGAGCATGTGTCCCTGTTGGCCCAGCGCAACACCATTCGGCTGACCATGTCGCCGCCGTTGCTGGTGGTGGAGGTCGTCAGCCCAGGGGAATTGCAATGGCAGCGGGATTATGTGGCCAAACGCCTGCAATATCAAGATGTGGGCATCCCGGAGTACTGGATTGTTGACCCCCAAGCGCAGACGGTATTAGTGCTAACTCTGGAAGGTGACACCTATACTGAACTGGGCACCGCCACGGGGGAAGAGCCAGTGCCCTCTCGGCAATTGAGCACTCTGGACCTAACGCCCAGCGCCCTATTTGCAGCCGGGGCGCAGTAA
- a CDS encoding helix-turn-helix domain-containing protein gives MALTLSQRDYHELIQASATAATGATGDFEEKWHYPESLGQGYQHSIELRDGVQMDIARYQLRHQVMTTAEERPHPVECTFYLEGAYTDPPLGPKCYGLYGSGLAPGGTSIKPAEHPHAWLSLHIDPERLSQWLGSRALPLPELLRSPQQLYYSQFGTMTAPMQMVLHQILHCPYTGVIKQLYLESKAWELLTLCLHDALSQQQPPGPSINLKPADIERIHQARDILLRHFNNPPTLAELARQIHLNECALKRGFRQVFGTTVFGYLHHYRLDYARQLLQQGTKTVTGVAHTVGFASRSSFARAFRKKFGINPGQYLRQG, from the coding sequence ATGGCCCTGACCCTTTCCCAGCGCGACTACCACGAGCTGATTCAAGCCAGCGCCACCGCCGCAACAGGGGCGACAGGAGACTTTGAAGAGAAATGGCACTATCCGGAGAGTCTCGGCCAGGGGTATCAACACTCGATTGAGCTGCGAGACGGGGTCCAGATGGACATCGCCCGCTACCAACTACGGCATCAGGTGATGACCACTGCTGAAGAGCGTCCCCATCCGGTGGAGTGCACCTTTTACTTAGAAGGAGCCTACACCGATCCACCCCTGGGCCCCAAGTGCTATGGCCTCTACGGCAGTGGTCTCGCCCCGGGGGGTACCTCGATTAAGCCGGCCGAGCATCCCCACGCCTGGCTCAGCCTGCACATCGACCCAGAGCGCTTGAGCCAGTGGCTCGGCTCTCGGGCGCTGCCCCTACCGGAGCTGCTGCGCTCGCCCCAGCAACTTTACTACAGTCAGTTTGGCACCATGACTGCCCCCATGCAGATGGTGCTGCACCAGATATTGCATTGCCCTTACACTGGGGTGATTAAGCAGCTCTATCTGGAAAGTAAAGCCTGGGAACTGCTGACCCTGTGCCTGCATGATGCACTGAGCCAGCAGCAGCCCCCTGGCCCCTCAATTAACCTCAAACCCGCCGACATCGAGCGCATTCACCAGGCCCGCGATATTCTGCTGCGGCACTTCAATAACCCCCCGACCCTGGCGGAACTGGCCCGGCAGATTCACCTGAATGAATGTGCCCTGAAACGGGGCTTTCGTCAGGTCTTCGGCACTACCGTCTTCGGCTACCTGCACCACTACCGGCTAGACTATGCCCGCCAACTGCTGCAGCAGGGGACCAAAACCGTCACCGGCGTGGCCCACACCGTCGGCTTCGCCAGCCGTAGCTCCTTCGCCCGCGCCTTTCGCAAGAAGTTTGGCATCAATCCGGGGCAGTACTTGCGGCAGGGATGA
- a CDS encoding Uma2 family endonuclease translates to MSNPLATTDEVTFPDANLLITEDDTPVDNFASAKQQRLLVSSLYSSLRGSTFLAEANVGIYHAVNQPAVVPDVFISLDVQVPEAWWEKPNRCYLVWNFGKPPEVVLEVVSNRVGNELTSKLQTYAQMRVGYYVVYDPARQLGENPLYLYELRGLHYAELSEHWLEPMGIGLTLWQGEFEGRHDTWLRWCDAQGNMLLTGDEKAEQERQRAEQERQRAEQERQRAERLAAMLKARGIDPEELSDT, encoded by the coding sequence ATGAGCAATCCACTCGCCACGACCGATGAGGTCACATTTCCGGATGCTAATCTACTCATCACTGAGGATGATACGCCGGTGGACAATTTCGCCTCAGCCAAGCAGCAGCGGTTGCTGGTCAGTAGTCTCTACAGCTCTCTGAGGGGCTCTACTTTTCTCGCTGAAGCAAACGTTGGCATCTATCACGCGGTGAACCAGCCCGCAGTGGTGCCCGATGTCTTCATCAGTTTAGACGTACAGGTACCCGAAGCGTGGTGGGAGAAGCCCAACCGTTGCTATCTGGTGTGGAATTTTGGTAAACCGCCGGAAGTGGTGCTGGAAGTTGTCTCCAACCGGGTTGGCAATGAGCTGACCAGTAAGCTCCAAACCTATGCTCAAATGCGAGTGGGCTACTACGTCGTCTATGACCCAGCCAGGCAGTTGGGGGAAAACCCGCTATACCTCTATGAACTGCGGGGGCTGCATTATGCCGAACTGTCGGAACACTGGCTAGAACCGATGGGGATTGGCCTCACCCTCTGGCAGGGAGAATTTGAAGGGCGGCACGATACCTGGCTGCGCTGGTGCGATGCTCAAGGAAATATGTTGCTGACGGGAGATGAAAAAGCCGAGCAAGAACGCCAGCGAGCCGAGCAAGAGCGCCAGCGAGCCGAGCAGGAACGCCAACGGGCAGAACGGTTAGCGGCTATGCTCAAAGCTCGCGGCATCGATCCGGAAGAACTGTCAGACACTTAG
- a CDS encoding HEPN domain-containing protein → MNDAQYEETQQWLIKSQRDLKVAQVLLDNEESLLDAVVYHCQQSAEKALKAYLASQNIAFVKTHDLDVLLGLCSSSKPDFQSLQEAADILTPYATEAVLVLKFVTQRLPEQ, encoded by the coding sequence ATGAATGATGCCCAATACGAAGAAACTCAGCAGTGGTTGATCAAGTCTCAGCGAGACTTGAAAGTAGCCCAAGTACTGCTTGATAATGAGGAGTCGTTGCTCGATGCGGTGGTTTATCATTGCCAGCAGTCCGCAGAAAAGGCGCTGAAGGCCTATTTGGCATCTCAAAACATAGCGTTTGTAAAAACTCACGATTTGGATGTTTTACTAGGGCTCTGTTCGTCTTCTAAACCTGATTTTCAAAGCCTGCAAGAAGCAGCAGATATCTTGACTCCCTACGCAACAGAAGCCGTATTGGTATTGAAATTTGTGACTCAACGGTTACCGGAGCAATAG